The sequence below is a genomic window from Harmonia axyridis chromosome 1, icHarAxyr1.1, whole genome shotgun sequence.
TTTCCTTTTGAATCCTTTGACATCCTGTGTTAGTTTTATGTTCTCAGGCAATGAATTAAAAATCTTCAAGCATCTGTATTCTACTTGTCGTTGACTTGTAGTTAGATTGAATTTAGGATATATATAATCTAAACCTCTGGTCTTATGGAATGCTTTCTTATTCTCATATTTTTGAAACAGTTGATTGTTCcttttcataaataataaacattgCTGTATATATAGGGCATATATTGTCAGTATTCCATTCTTCTCGAAAAAAGTTCTGCAAGATTCGTTATATTTGAGATTTCTCAtgaatcttatagatttgttttGTAATATGAATAGGGTCTCTATATTTGATGTTCCGTAGAATATAATCCCAAACCTCAATTTTGATTCAATTGTTGTATGATACAATGTCATCATTCTGAGCCCATAAACACTTGCTCTAATCTTTATACTCAAATAATTAACGTGTTCATTCCACTTAAGATTTTCATCTATATGTATATATTCCTAACAGTTTGGTACAATCATCCAAATGATCATTATCTTCTACCTTTTCACCACACACGGTTGAAGGTGAAAAGAGAAAACCTTTCTTGTTTTTCCTTTGTTTAAGATGAGATTGTTCGCCTCAAACCACTTTTGACTTTCTTCTATTAATCttgagctcaaaatttcaagttctgAAAGAATCCCATGGATAACCAACAAATTGGTGTCGTCTACATAATTTGCCGTAACTATCACACTTTCGTCTTCTCCAAGacacaaatcgaaattatcaacGTATACTATGAAAAAGAGAGGGCCGGCAACACTTCCCTGTGGAACTCCCAAAATCATCTCCTCTAGGTCAGATTTGAAGACCTCTCCCTTTGATTCCATTTCCACCATTTGTTTCCTTGCTGAAAAATATGATCTTACCCACATTAAAGCTGGTCCTCTTATTTGCCATATTTTTCCTGTTTTGTTATTAATTCATTCACATCCAAATAGTAGTATACTTTTGTCAGGTCTAGGAAAATTCCCATTGCCTCATCTTTGTTCTCAAAAGCCTCCACAATTTTTGTCACAAAAGATATATAGCTGTTTGTATTGAATTTCCTTTTCGGTATCCATATTGACTCTCCCTGAAGAATGCATTTTCTgtcaaaaaattgataatttgccTACAATATACCATCTCTAGGAGCTTTGAAAAGCCAGGTAGAATACTTATGGGCCTGTAATTACCGTAATCATTAATATCGCCTTTCTTGTGTATTGGCTTGACAATATCTATTTTCATACTTTCAGGAAATATCTCATATTTCAAAGAATTGTTTATAATGTAATTGATGGGTTGGACCATTTCTTCATCTGTTTGTTTGATCATTTTGTTTGATATTCCATCATATCCACTAGAGTGTTTATTCTTTAATGATTTGATAATTTCTCTGGTCTCTTCTAGTCTAATTTTCCTCAGTCGAAATGACTTATCTCCTTTCACATATTTGCATTTACTCTTACTttttgatatgtttgcagtCAATCTTGTTGCAGTGTTGACGAAGAAGGTGTTCATCTCGTTTGCAATATTTGGTGGATTACCAATTATTAGGGATAAATCTCTTTTCTGGGAGTTGTTTATCGACTTTATGAATGACCACatagttttacttttatttttccgATTTTTGGATGGCTATATCAAATTTGtctcttttcttcttcttcagatgGTTATCATATTGTATATTTGTTTTCTGGTACATATCTTTGAAAGAATTGTCGTGTGTACTGAGCCCAAGTAGTATATCTagtttttgtttgatattttctgCTTCTGGGTCCCTTCTTGCCGTTTTCTGTTTTCtgttcatatttatttttttaagctGGAAACACTTCGTTAAATTTATATCAACTATTAAAGACCCACTTGATGGAAGGTTGAAGATGCAATATTCAAGGTATCGAAATGTTTTCAGAAGTTGATAAAAACCGCAAAAAAAGATTATATGAATAGCTTCGTAACAGAGAACACTTCAAAGGCGAGATCTCTAAGGTTGTTTGTAGATGATCTCTGCAGAAAAACTAGACCTGCAACAGAAATAATGCCGGTTAAAAGTTCTGATGGACAAGTACTAACATCAAAGGAAAAAATGGTGGAAGAATTCGGAACATATTTCAGTAAAATAGGAAAACGACTAGCGAAAAATATAGATGGAATTCCACAAAGGAAAGAAGGAGACCGTTATTGTAATAACACACTTTTTCTAGTTCCAATTTCTGAAGATGAAGTGAGAGGAATGATGAGAGAATTAAAAAATGGTGGATCTCTGGGAAATAACGGTATTAGAACTGAACTTATAAAAAATATCcaagaagaaataataatagaacCTATAATGTTGCTTGCAAATCTATATTTTGAAACGGCTGAATTTTCGAACATTTTCAAGGTGGGTGTGATCAAACCATTATTCAAGTCGGGAGATATAACCATAATAACAAATTATAGACTAATCTGTTAAACATCTAATTTGTCTAAAATAGTGGAAAAATTGTTGAAAGTTCGTATAGTTAATTTTTTGGAGAAGAATAGAATTTTGTCTGATAATCAATACGGTTTCAGGAAGGGCACATCTGCACAGGATGCAAAAAAAGAAGTAGTAGAGAGAATTTACCAATGGTTGGATGGAAGCATGATGGGTCTCTGCGTGTTAATCGACCTTCAAAAGCCTTCGACACCGTATCGCACAAAAAGCTTTTACGAAAATTCCATCTCAATGGCTTTCGGGGTAAAGCACTTAAATAAATGAAGAGCTATTCATTTAACAGAACCCAATTTGTGAAGATAGGTCAACATTCGAGTGAAGGGAAAACTTTTCAATATGGGGTACCGTAGGGGACAGTATTGGGGCCACTTTTGTTCATTATATACAAAAACAGGTTATTACTAATGAAAGGAAAAGGAGAGACTACACTGTCATGATGTACGAAAATAGTACttggaaaaaactgaaacaagTAGCAGAAGGagatctttcaattataaagcaATGGTTTCGAGCGAATAAATTAACGGTTAatttaaagaaaacaaaatacttACCATTTGCTGCTTACCAATCAGGACTTCCACATATGGGTTGACAACGAAACATCAATTCCCGAAGCTGAATACATAAAATATCTAGGAGTTACAATTGATCAACATCTAAAATGGGATGAACATATAGATATCTTGGTGATCAAATTAAGATGTTTACTTACCAAGTTTAGATATCTAAAAAAGTAATTGGATACAAAGAGCTTAATGATGGTATACACAGCTTTATGTCAGTCCCAAATAGGATATGGGATAAAAGGTTGGGGAGGAGCATATAGTTGTCATGTAAGGAGGGTTGAGGTGGTACAGAAATTGTTGCTTCGAATCATCTACGGAAAGCCTCTCCTGTAGCCATCAGACGAATTGTTTGCTGTTTCCAGGGTCACGAATCCTCACCAATTATTTGTTCTGCAGATTTTAATTGGCATAAGcgaacaaaaaattcaactccAACCAACTGAGTGTAGATATGAAACACGGAACAAAACAAATCAATACCTTACCCCAAGAGTAGGAAAAAGAATAGGCCAGAGATGCTTTGCTTACCTAGCCTCAAAAATATATACCGCTGTTCCAGAGAACCTGAAAAATATCAGAGAACTCattaaaaagaagaaaaaattgaaaaattctgtaATGGATAAGggcagaaaatatttcaattcaataataaatccccAATAACTCACaccattttcaatgattttttactAAAGGAAATAAATGGATAACTTACTTACCGAAAATAACATTCCTCCATATAAATATATTGACGTAACTTGCAGTGAAGAATGAGCTTGTATTAGTGATATATTGTATGTATGAAATTTGCACTCATCAGTGATCATTACTGTGGATGATGTACTCTTGAGTATTTGTTAATTTTAAATCTTTTTGTTGTGATATGTTGTtggaaattgattttgatttgtggaattatttgaataccggctactgtattttattttgttcattcagAAGTCATGTGCAGGATCaagcctctgtgattatatgtttataacctgtagcttacagaattaaccatattttcattattattataaaaggaGGTAAGAGTGGAATAAAAGGGAGAGACCTATGTCCAACAATGGACGAAAAGTGttgtatgatgatgatgattattattatttgcctACCATGTACATCTGCTCACTTTATCATGGTCCTAAATTCTATTGccaactatattattattatcataataGGAGATAAGAGTTGAATAAGAATAAAATGGGAGAGGCCTATGTCCAACAATGGACGCAAAGGGttgtatgatgatgatgattattattattattatttgcctACCCTGTACAACACAGCTCACTTCATCATGGTCCTGAATTCTATTGCCAACTACCGGTTCATTTGAAAAGTAACACCAACATAAGAAAGAGGAAATATAGAAATGATCTCAGAATGTATATAATCGCAAATTCGGGAGTATTCTATTCCATTATTTGTTGGAAACGATAGCAAACATTTTGTGTAGATATGTAGTTATAGTGTTGGATGATCTAGATTTTGATTGTGTTTTCATTCGAATAATGAATGTTTTAATTGATACACTATGAGTAGTGGCTTGATTACGGCTTGGCATCatcctattaaaaaaaaagtgtaacTAGGGAAATTTTCTGTcgggttttcttttttttttgactttGTGACATACAAGCTTGCTTATAGGTCATGAGTgcttatttttatattcatggatcaataatgtattttgaaatgaataaatttgaatttgatgatGGTTTCAACATTTCCATGAATTTGCGAATTCACACTGTAGCTTTCTTCTGAAGAAAGGCAGAAATTATTTTTGCTGTCAATCCGTACCTACCTAGTCCCACTCTACCTATGGTTCTACCTATGGTAAGTGTATATACAGTTACTCCAAGGACATCCTGAAAAAACTACGTACTCACCAAAGAAGATTGGACATTCGTTTTTCCTAGGAAAATATAAAACGTGATCAATGTTGTGGAAACTCCAATATTCTTGTCATACCGAATTTGAATAGATGCAATATAAGCCCTACAATCCCAATAAACTTTTCAAAATGGCTAATAAATGATTGAACATCAACAAGAGTAACAAAACACATGttcgaaataattcattttagtTATTTTTTTCACCAGTCTGAGCCAGTTGCTCCAACGAGACCATCATCTGCGCTATTCGGATATCCTAGTATCAGTTCAGTTCAGAGGAATTCCATCCATGGGACTCTTCCTCCAGTGCCTTTACCACGACTTACATTACAAGCTCAAATAGCAAGCAGAACTGCTAGTTTGCACGAAGATATTAAGCAATTAGAAAACTTCAGCTCCAGTGAAGAAGAGGATAAAGCAGATTTATTGGATAGAAGTTTTCAAGTACCTAGACCAAAGAGCAGAAGTAATGCTTCTATTACTGTGAGTTCAGGCTTAGTATATAttactgaaatatttgaatttattattaaaaaGTATCTAAATAAGTCGCTCAACGTGACTCCTGTGTTTCTTGCAGAGGGTATCAGTAATTTCAAACACAAATAAGAAAATCTCATTGTTGAAAGGCATTAATTCTtgtgaaatgattattttcctATTGAATTCCGAATGATTAGAAACAATGACAATTTGGCATACAGTGTCGACAAAAATGAAGAGCACGAAAACGCTTTCTTCTCGCTTGAACTTTACTCGATCGAATCTCTATTGTATTGTTTAGTATTTTTTCACGACATTCACGATATATTTATTCAAGAATAATTGAAGAATAGGAGATTCGAACCTAAACttaaaatttaaagtttttattttcCCTTCGAAAGTGTTCACGACAGGACagataaatttgattttaaCCACGATTTTGTCAACAGTTGAATGGAGCAATGGCGCAGGGTTAAGGCGAAGCTCCCCTTCCAAGATCTATGTCATTTATGAcgagtttgttttgaaaattttcaatggcACATAGTGCCAtagatagaaaaaaatatttttcaacaaaaatattcagttataataaaCTTCTATAAAGagattgaaattttctgaatgaaaagAGCACTATATCAATGAAGGGAATATTCATAcataactaaaaaaaataattcgacAAAAATTCACTGGCCTTAAATTATTTAAGAATGATTAATACGAATTAGGCAAAAAGTGATGAttagaaattatgaaattattgagatttgATCAAAACCATAAAATATTGTGAATGAACTAGTTTTGCAGCATACCATTTTTGATTCAATCAATGCAATAGACAAAAGAAAACATTGTACAGCCTAAAAAGCCTGTTTATTTGATAGCCCAATAAAAATTAGAATGATGTAATATCCGAATAATTCAGGCTAGGTATCGGGAAATAATACTGGGTGATTTCTAATGGAACTTCAATGATGAACCTTCCGCTTAtttgataatgaaataaaattcatccAAACAACTTTGTCAATAATGATTTCACTATTGATAAATTCAGTGGACTATATGAATGCCATAAAATAGAAACGTTTAATGCCCGAATACAATTACTTACCTACTTGTATTTGTGATTTCTGGTACAATTACACATAGGTCTTAGTAGTAGTACTCTTACGATCTCTATACGGTAAGATAGGAAGGCTTGAAAGGAAAGTAAGGATTAAAGATGATGAGATATATACCTACAATAACCAGAATCAGGAGAACAGATGTTGTCTCCTAGCCTTCTTCGAAAATCCAATGATATTTACGATGCTATACAACACCAtactacagtccattcaggaattattgacatcgaagcagGCCAtaaacgtctagtcgcggcattatttctagttacaaaaatatcacttaaAATTGCTATgaatggttcatcatagaaataatcagtaaATATTATTCATATCATTTTTCTCTCTTAAAGAacccaaaatttcgaaattaggAAGGCAGGTATACAATCATGATTGAATATATGGGAATTCAGATTCGATAACGAAAAAATAAAGTGGAATGCCTTCAAATTTCCAATGAAGAGAAGAGATATCCATCCATTTAAGAGTCGCCAATGAAAGTACCCAttaaagatcattaaaatatgcatattctcTCTCATCAGAGtctattcaataattattgcaTTCTTTATGGACACTGTGTGCAAAATTCTAATCGTATAACTCTTAACGTGTTATTTTATCCCAGCGATTATGGATCATTTTAGCTGTGGTAGCTGAACTGGTGAAGCAATCAGAAAAAACGTCTTGATACTTCGAATTGAGTGGCTAAGTGAATGAATTGACAAAATCATAACgagacagaaataaattttaaaggactcatttagtatatgaagaatttcaacataaatgtactgtaactttcaaaactGGAAccatttatcagccgatgtgtaaattactttctaaagtcactatttattgaaactgttcatgacatgaatgattgattaagcttgtatgaaaaatatagatttattTGTACACTcaagttttctattttttattgaaatgcttttatactattgAATTAcatattttgcccataacagctctGATTCACTCACTAAaaacatttttgcatgaaattattctcaaattgggaattttaaaattttattgcattctgttATCATCTTTAAGAGATTgggaggtgaagaaattctcaaCTTTATTCTtccaaatacagggtgtttcctaaacatgcggcaaaaattcagggggttgttccttggactattctaagaatattttgtcatttgatgatttttgaaaaacctatttgtttcgaagatataggggaaacaaaatttcagataataacattttattatgaaaaattacatgaaaattcaactcaacctacaaaaactgttgaaaatgaccacctctagccagcatacaagcatccaatcttctcctcattgactgccgaaccctttcaaaaacaccaggatcatttcttattaagttacacccagcaatgatccgatttcgcaagtcttcaacattttctactggagtggtataaactaatgattttagatagccccataggaaataatctaaggggtttaagtccggggaacgagcaggccataaatgaggtccacctcttccaatccagcgatctccgtaTGTTAATGTTAAAAACTCACGAGCAACCAAACTAAAATGCGCTGGTGCACCATCGTGCATAAACCACATTGCATGTCTTATTGCCAATGGTACATCCTCCAAAAACAGAGGTAACGTTTGTTCTAAAAAGTTGCGATACACGTCCCCGGTAAGTCTTTCTGGTAAAAATATCGGCCCTATTAGGCAGTCACCCACAATACCAACCCAAACATTCAATGAGAACTGATGTTGAAAACGATCTTCAATTACCTCATGTGGATTTTCGTCGGCCCATACATGGTTGTtatgaaaatttcttattgcatttcttgagaaattcgcTCCATCGGTAAAAAGAATCAGCGTCAGTAATTGAGGAATTTGAACTAATGTGGTTAAAAGCCATTGACAAAATGCAATACGTGGGGGAAAATCAGTAGGAATAAGTGCCTGAACGCGTTGCATATGGTATGGGTATAACAAATTGTCTTTAAGAATTTTCCAAACAGTCTTATTACTCACATTCAAAgtattggaaatttttcgagtagaaGTACTAGGGTCTTCTTCGATCATGTCCAGCACATTCTCTTCCAGTTCCACCGTTCTTACTG
It includes:
- the LOC123676078 gene encoding uncharacterized protein LOC123676078 encodes the protein MNSFVTENTSKARSLRLFVDDLCRKTRPATEIMPVKSSDGQVLTSKEKMVEEFGTYFSKIGKRLAKNIDGIPQRKEGDRYCNNTLFLVPISEDEVRGMMRELKNGGSLGNNGIRTELIKNIQEEIIIEPIMLLANLYFETAEFSNIFKEGHICTGCKKRSSRENLPMVGWKHDGSLRVNRPSKAFDTVSHKKLLRKFHLNGFRGKALK